The genomic interval CTTTCTCCAGAGCAGGCCGAAGAGAAAAAGAAGGTATACGAAGAACAACATGCTGCTAAATTAGCCGCAAAACAAGCTGCTAAAGCGGTAAATGAAGTTGCAAAACCTGAAGAAGGAGCCACACCTCCGCCAAGCAAGCCAGCTATTAAACGGCCGATGATAAAACCTGTGATTAAAAAACAAGACCCACCTTCCGGAGAATGAATCTGCTACAGCTTCTATTTTATGTATTTGCCGGAATTACCATTATTGGTGCGCTGGGCGTTTTACTGGCACGGAATATTTTGTATGCCGCTTTTTCACTGGTAGCTTGCCTGCTGGGGATTGCGGCTTTATATGTACTGGCAGCAGCTGATTTTCTGGCTATTACCCAGATTATGATTTATGTAGGTGGTGTACTGGTGCTAATTATTTTTGGCATTATGCTTACCAGCAAAACGTCTGAAACCTATTTAGTTTCACAAACTTATAACCGGCTGGCAGGTTTACTGACCGGTGGAGCGATGTTTGTCGTATTTATATTGGCTATTACCCAGGCGAATTTTTCAGCTATTGGGCGGATACAAACTGCACAGCCTACAACCGGATCATCCCTGTCTGGCATTGGTATTGGCTTAATGACACATGCTTTACTGCCTTTCGAAATTGCCGGTATATTAATTCTGGCGGCATTAATGGGAGCTGCTTATATTGCCGGGAGGAAGTGACGATCAAATGCTATTCTTCTTATACATGATTCTTCCATCAAATAGCCATACTCTTTCGAGAATAAATACCTCATTGTCATATAATGTTATACTCTTGGGAAGATTTTCATAGTAAATAGGATAATCTAATGCTTGACTCTCTATTAATTTTTCAACGCTAAAAACAGCTTCTTCAAATTCTCTGAAAGCTGTATTTATATTATCTACTCTAATTGTTCTCCAATTTGGTTTTCCTGTTATTCCTGTCTCATAATATTGGATAATAAGTTTTTTAGTAGGGTAATTTTCGGAATAATAAATGATTCTATCTTGTTTAAAAATCCCCAGTTCTCCATAAAATAAAGCAGCCCAGAAACCAAAGAACAACAATAAGATCCCCGATCCACTACTAATCAATAGGCCCTTTATTACCTTACCATAAAAAAGCAGGTATAGTCCTCTAAAAATTCCAAATATAATTACTAACAAAATCAAAGTGATAAAAATATAACCTTCTACAAGTATTTGTGCAAAAATAGTTCTGGGTTCGGTATGTGCTGAAAATGTAAATGGGAGAATAATTGAACCTACAAATACCATAGCAGGAATATATGCTAAGGCTCTAATTACGAAAGGCTTTATTTTATTAGTAATCATTTTAATAAGTAATCTAATTCTTGTTGCATCATTACCTTACTTCTCACTCCAGGTCGACATCAATTCAATGGCATAGCGATTTACTACTTCCTGCGTAATTTTTTTCTCCTGCTTCACCCGAAGCAAATAAGGATAGCCGGAATGTTTGAGAATAATATCTTCGGTTTCGGTATTTTCCGGTCCATTGAATACAATGCCTTTTACTTTTATTTTTCTTCGTTTCAGCTCGTTAATCGTAAGCAGCGAATGGTTAATGCTGCCTAAGTAAATATTACACACCAGAATTACTTCCAGCTTAAACTTCGCCGCAATGTCAATCACAAACTGTGTATCGCTGATGGGTGCGAGTATTCCTCCGGCGCCTTCTACAATCAGGGTATTTTCTGTTCTGGGCATTAGTATATTGTCCAGATGGATTTCTATATGCTCCAGCCTGGCTGCGGCATGCGGCGACATAGGAGCTTGCAGTAAATAAGCTTCTTTGTGGAACCTGGATTTGTTATTATGAACAAATTTCATCACGGTATCCGTATCTCTTGGATAACCGGCTTGTATAGGTTTCCAGTAATCGGCATGGAGTGCCTGGGTGAAAATAGAACTTACCAGCGTTTTGCCGCTATCTGTATGAATGGCTGTAATAAAATAAGACTTGCTCATAGAGATAAAGGGTTAAGAATACATATCATAAATGTATTAACTCTGCGAATATGAAGCTACAATTAAAAAACTAAGCTTTATTTTTCAACAGCCATCATATATGCATTATCCCGCGCCTACAATAAAGTTTTTATCCGGTATCCAACGTCCATCTATATATATTAACTGCCCGGATGCCATAAGCCCAGTCATATCTAAGGTTACTAATACCTTGGCAGCATTTTCTGTATAATCAATTATTTTAAATATATAGCAAGGTTTGTCAGGAGTAGGATTAGTATTCAAAACCTGAAGTGAATAGCCTGCCTGAATAATAGGAAAATGTATATCTTCAGATGGAAGCTGGTCTATATAAATAAAGATGCTGCCATATTTATTTTTAAGATTTTCAAACTTTGCAAATCTGATTACATCCGGTATATTCAAAACAGTTTCTATCAGCTGCTTCTTTTTAAAATCCGAAGAGATAGAATTGTCCCTTGTTACTGCTGAATCACTGCGGGAATTAATTGAATCATTAACGTGCTGCTCATTAACCTTAGACTGAGAACATGCCCCCAAAGCAATGATGAGAATACTTGTTAAAAAAGAATGTTTCATTAATTGCCAGATTTTATTCCCAAAAACCAATAATCCAATAATAGCGGCCATAATAGAAGTAACTAGAACAGCCGCAGCAGCAATGTCTTTGATAGCACCAGCTTTGGGATTAAATTCTGGAGAAACCAGATCTACTATTTTCTCAATGGCTGTATTAAACACTTCAGCCGTCCAGACTAAGCCAATCTGCGTAAGGATGATCGCCCATTCTACAACGGAGAATTCAACCATAAAACCAGCTCCTATTACAGCCAGAGATGCAAACAAATGAAATCTGGTATTATTTTCAAAGCGGAGCACCAGATACAATCCATGAAAAGCAAAGCGGAAGCTTTTAATTGTTTTA from Rhodocytophaga rosea carries:
- a CDS encoding NADH-quinone oxidoreductase subunit J family protein is translated as MLQLLFYVFAGITIIGALGVLLARNILYAAFSLVACLLGIAALYVLAAADFLAITQIMIYVGGVLVLIIFGIMLTSKTSETYLVSQTYNRLAGLLTGGAMFVVFILAITQANFSAIGRIQTAQPTTGSSLSGIGIGLMTHALLPFEIAGILILAALMGAAYIAGRK
- the bioD gene encoding dethiobiotin synthase — protein: MSKSYFITAIHTDSGKTLVSSIFTQALHADYWKPIQAGYPRDTDTVMKFVHNNKSRFHKEAYLLQAPMSPHAAARLEHIEIHLDNILMPRTENTLIVEGAGGILAPISDTQFVIDIAAKFKLEVILVCNIYLGSINHSLLTINELKRRKIKVKGIVFNGPENTETEDIILKHSGYPYLLRVKQEKKITQEVVNRYAIELMSTWSEK
- a CDS encoding diacylglycerol kinase family protein, with the translated sequence MRLLKSAGNSLIKTIKSFRFAFHGLYLVLRFENNTRFHLFASLAVIGAGFMVEFSVVEWAIILTQIGLVWTAEVFNTAIEKIVDLVSPEFNPKAGAIKDIAAAAVLVTSIMAAIIGLLVFGNKIWQLMKHSFLTSILIIALGACSQSKVNEQHVNDSINSRSDSAVTRDNSISSDFKKKQLIETVLNIPDVIRFAKFENLKNKYGSIFIYIDQLPSEDIHFPIIQAGYSLQVLNTNPTPDKPCYIFKIIDYTENAAKVLVTLDMTGLMASGQLIYIDGRWIPDKNFIVGAG